The Ipomoea triloba cultivar NCNSP0323 chromosome 13, ASM357664v1 genomic interval GCCAGGAAAACCAGGAATGATGTGCATGCAAGAACTGGGGCAAGATAGGGCTTTATAGTACTCCAAAAATGAGCACAAACAGCCCCCAAGAGAGGGACAAACACCAGATACATAAAATGGGTGATCAAGAAATGGGAACTAGGTTTCACTACATGGTTTTGTATGACTGATGATTGcagattattgttgttgttcttgttcTCTTTGGTCTCCATTTTTAATGGGATAAAGCTAACACTAAAAAGGAAATGAGTTCATGAAATGAAGGAGCTGAGGGGGTACGTGAGGGATAGGAAATTTTGTGTATGGATATAGTGGAGTGAGTTCCCAAACCAAAGATGTCAATCTATatatagacttttttttttagttcaacaTTTGAACTACCCAtacttctattttaatttacattatatttatggaTGTATGTGTTGATTaatgagttttttttaataactattttGAGGTCCTTCGATTTTGCAGTATTTGTATTTATAGTCTCATCATCGTTTTTTACTGTTTGAATTTTTCGATGAAATATTATGTAAAAGTAGCATGTCCATGCCATTAACATGCGTTTTACTATTTTTGGTTCTATGATTTTGGAGTATTTCTATTTATATTCCACAATATAATCATCATTTTTCATCATTAGTGTTTTGATTTTGACCGGggtatttcatttttattgttCGTGATGAATTTTTCGACCAAACATTACCCGAAAGCAGCATGTGTATTAACATGTGGTTGACcaaaaatttgtcaaaaagactaaaaacaattagaaattaaaagttgaaagagcaataatgaaataaattatagtaATAATGTTTCAAAAGTGGATTAactaaaagtagaaaaaattaattacccaTTGGTTTAACATTTAAGGATCCGActactctcttcttcttcttcttcttcttcttcttcttcttcttcttcttcttcttcttcttcttctttttttttttttttttttttttcccataaatGAAAACTACTTGTAAAGTAATATTTCAAGCAGAGAGTACACTTAATATCAAGCCACTTGGTAAAAGTAATACTCCTAGTAGATAGTATACTATTTCCCTTTTGgagtatcaaaaaaaaaaaaaaaaaaagaaaaaatttttttttttttttttttttttcccataaatGAAAACTACTTGTAAAGTAATATTTCAAGCAGAGAGTACACTTAATATCAAGCCACTTGGTAAAAGTAATACTCCTAGTAGATAGTATACTATTTCCCTTTTGgagtatcaaaaaaaaaaaaaaaaaaagaaaaaatttttttttttttttttttttttcccataaatGAAAACTACTTGTAAAGTAATATTTCAAGCAGAGAGTACACTTAATATCAAGCCACTTGGTAAAAGTAATACTCCTAGTAGATAGTATACTATTTCCCTTTTGgagtatcaaaaaaaaaaaaaaaaaaagaaaaaatttttttttttttttttttttttcccataaatGAAAACTACTTGTAAAGTAATATTTCAAGCAGAGAGTACACTTAATATCAAGCCACTTGGTAAAAGTAATACTCCTAGTAGATAGTATACTATTTCCCTTTTGgagtatcaaaaaaaaaaaaaaaaaaagaaaaaatttttttttttttttttttttttcccataaatGAAAACTACTTGTAAAGTAATATTTCAAGCAGAGAGTACACTTAATATCAAGCCACTTGGTAAAAGTAATACTCCTAGTAGATAGTATACTATTTCCCTTTTGgagtatcaaaaaaaaaaaaaaaaaaagaaaaaatttttttttttttttttttttttcccataaatGAAAACTACTTGTAAAGTAATATTTCAAGCAGAGAGTACACTTAATATCAAGCCACTTGGTAAAAGTAATACTCCTAGTAGATAGTATACTATTTCCCTTTTGgagtatcaaaaaaaaaaaaaaaaaaagaaaaaatttttttttttttttttttttttcccataaatGAAAACTACTTGTAAAGTAATATTTCAAGCAGAGAGTACACTTAATATCAAGCCACTTGGTAAAAGTAATACTCCTAGTAGATAGTATACTATTTCCCTTTTGgagtatcaaaaaaaaaaaaaaaaaaagaaaaaatttttttttttttttttttttttcccataaatGAAAACTACTTGTAAAGTAATATTTCAAGCAGAGAGTACACTTAATATCAAGCCACTTGGTAAAAGTAATACTCCTAGTAGATAGTATACTATTTCCCTTTTGgagtatcaaaaaaaaaaaaaaaaaaagaaaaaatttttttttttttttttttttttcccataaatGAAAACTACTTGTAAAGTAATATTTCAAGCAGAGAGTACACTTAATATCAAGCCACTTGGTAAAAGTAATACTCCTAGTAGATAGTATACTATTTCCCTTTTGgagtatcaaaaaaaaaaaaaaaaaaagaaaaaatttttttttttttttttttttttcccataaatGAAAACTACTTGTAAAGTAATATTTCAAGCAGAGAGTACACTTAATATCAAGCCACTTGGTAAAAGTAATACTCCTAGTAGATAGTATACTATTTCCCTTTTGgagtatcaaaaaaaaaaaaaaaaaaagaaaaaatttttttttttttttttttttttcccataaatGAAAACTACTTGTAAAGTAATATTTCAAGCAGAGAGTACACTTAATATCAAGCCACTTGGTAAAAGTAATACTCCTAGTAGATAGTATACTATTTCCCTTTTGgagtatcaaaaaaaaaaaaaaaaaaagaaaaaatttttttttttttttttttttttcccataaatGAAAACTACTTGTAAAGTAATATTTCAAGCAGAGAGTACACTTAATATCAAGCCACTTGGTAAAAGTAATACTCCTAGTAGATAGTATACTATTTCCCTTTTGgagtatcaaaaaaaaaaaaaaaaaaagaaaaaatttttttttttttttttttttttcccataaatGAAAACTACTTGTAAAGTAATATTTCAAGCAGAGAGTACACTTAATATCAAGCCACTTGGTAAAAGTAATACTCCTAGTAGATAGTATACTATTTCCCTTTTGgagtatcaaaaaaaaaaaaaaaaaaagaaaaaatttttttttttttttttttttttcccataaatGAAAACTACTTGTAAAGTAATATTTCAAGCAGAGAGTACACTTAATATCAAGCCACTTGGTAAAAGTAATACTCCTAGTAGATAGTATACTATTTCCCTTTTGgagtatcaaaaaaaaaaaaaaaaaaagaaaaaatttttttttttttttttttttttcccataaatGAAAACTACTTGTAAAGTAATATTTCAAGCAGAGAGTACACTTAATATCAAGCCACTTGGTAAAAGTAATACTCCTAGTAGATAGTATACTATTTCCCTTTTGgagtatcaaaaaaaaaaaaaaaaaaagaaaaaatttttttttttttttttttttttcccataaatGAAAACTACTTGTAAAGTAATATTTCAAGCAGAGAGTACACTTAATATCAAGCCACTTGGTAAAAGTAATACTCCTAGTAGATAGTATACTATTTCCCTTTTGgagtatcaaaaaaaaaaaaaaaaaaagaaaaaatttttttttttttttttttttttcccataaatGAAAACTACTTGTAAAGTAATATTTCAAGCAGAGAGTACACTTAATATCAAGCCACTTGGTAAAAGTAATACTCCTAGTAGATAGTATACTATTTCCCTTTTGgagtatcaaaaaaaaaaaaaagagaggaaagatcttcttttttttctttttttttttttgttgaaaaagtATTAAATGAATAGACCATTAGgaaaaatagttttaaatactcattttttataCTTACGTAAATCATCATATATcatttcttatatttaaaaaaaaaaaaatttctcatcATTCTCATACTATCTAGCTTGTAGGTGGGGAACTATATGTATTGTCTATATACCTATATTAGTAAAGGACGAAAACTATTATTATAAAGCACCAGTTCGAGTGGATGCGGGTTCCAAGAAGATAATGAAGGAAAGAATGGGAGGAAAATACAATATTGAAGGAGAAAGATATAGAGAATATAGATAGAGACATGATAAAGAGGCGAGGAGATATAGAATGTAGGGAAACATATAAAAagaccatattattattctggTTGTCCTTCACAATATATGAAGCCTATAactctaataatataataactactattataatgtttctttaattctaataatacaatattttatataattattattcatattcttATGGTATCACTTGCCCCGTTACTATAAAACATTTTGGAAGCAACGTCAACTTGACTATAAAATATAAGGATACATTTTCCTATACCTAGGACAATATCCCACTTTTGCATAGGTTGTTTAAATCCAACGAAAGTTGATAGGTAGATGCATGCCAATTGCCATTTATTGTCCCTGGCTAAAGTTGGTTGTTTGTTTAGATGACTcatcttttacttttaaatgcAATCACCGGGTAGGGACCAAAAAAGATCGTGTTGGGCAAAAGTTATAAAGAAAATTTATGATGTGAATTGATATTTGTATCGAGAgtatttcatattatttttacatattatatataactgTATCAAGTATAATTGATAATGATTTTTATTCGTTGTGTAATAATGTGTAAAATACGTAATTATAAAAGTATGATCGACACGAGTTCAAATCATTACTTAAGAAGTTAgtttttcacataacacaaaatatatacaattatatttatttaaatatggaCCATCactcttttatcaaataaaacaagtcattttgtcaacaaaatatatactccgtatatttttttgataattaattgataattgagtACAATAATGACAAAACAAGGGTACAAGTAATTAATGTCAAATGTGGGTTCCGATCAATGTAAAGAAATTCATATTTATACTATGAAAAATTACTATGTGTACTCTCATTTTTTACTCTCAACTTTAAAGATGAGCCAAAGAGGCAAAGACCTTTTACttaagcggcatgaagtgactctCTCAAATGGGAGATCATGCGTTTTCTCAAATCttaatagagaaaatatatttgaacagatactacatatTATagggtcaatagtactcaaaaaattagtttatcaatgccttttaaaattttcacctatatattatatgcacCAAAAAACGTATCAAAATATCTTTCATTGAACCAAGACCTATAACAATATAATCTACAACAACCAACAATAGATGCCTGCCATGGCGCAGAAAATATTGAATACAATTACTATACCATATATTGGACCACTGTAGGAGACCATCAATCAGGTAGGCTCCAATTCATTTACTATGGACAAAAAGTAGAGTTTTAGTCCTTATGATAAATTGTGATTATCAAtcttaattttgaaaataataaatatataatttatcacTAAATTATACGTTGAATTCTCCatacacaaaattataataaagtttgttaagcataattaattttttaaaaccctAGACAATAAATTTGCAAAACTTTAACCAACAATGGAGTAGCTCACTCACCTAGTTGAAATAAATTCATTATAAGTTGATGAAAAAGTGGTTTCATCCAAGCTCATGAAAGTAGAGGGTCCCCTCAATATTTAACACGGAAAATAAAAAGTGTATTTTTAAACGGTAAACTTATAACAATCGTAGATGATGAATAGTTGCATTTAAACTTTCTTCCAATTATATGATAGAgttcaaattttattacataCCTGACAATTTGGAGATAAACTCCACTAAATTTGGTCTGCCTCGACTTACCTCCACATGGGGTCACAGTTGATGTtaaattttgtctttaatttgaTAGGTCATAGAGAGCTATCTGGACTTGTACTAGAAAAGGATGACAAAAACATTAAATGCCTCAACAATCAAGTAAATTTACAGATAAAGTACTGTCCAGCTCCATCTATGAAATAAGATGGAGGTAGGTACTGTtggtataaaatatatagagttaatttccaCTTTAACCCTACCTTTTATTATGATGCtattttcaaattcaattattgagtaataatataatcatattttacTCTCTGCTGGTTTAACACAATTTGATTGGATCATAATTAGCTTTCTTTCACTATATTTTCATTCTTCAACACAATTTGATTGGGTCATAATTGGTTATTTATTTAACACTCATAATCTTCCTGTCATTTTATCAAGATCAAACTCTTACCACTACGTCAAAATATATAACTAGTAGCGAAtacataactttatttcttaatataCTTACGTAATAGTTAGCATCACGTTTCAGTGACAATATATCGAGCTCAGATCAGCCCTCCATGTATTCGCCCAACATTTTCAATTCAGGTCCGCATGGTCAGTTCAGTTGGTCACAGGGATGGAATttggaaagaaaattaaaaccaGGGATAAAGTATCACCAGCGGCAGTGTGAAATTGAGCAACCTGTCAAAGTGAGGCGGGCTCAATCTAGCTTATGTATTCAGCTGAACTACCATAATTTACATCTTTTCAGATGTTATGTCGGGTGAGATTCAACTTTTTGGGAAGAAATATTTCCAATTCAGACAAGGTGAATAGGATGAGTTAGTTTACTAGCTAGCCTGACAAGATAGTTGAAAacaattaatcaactatttaTGTTCAACTTGACCGCCTAAAGTACTATTATTGTTAGCTCCAGTCTAGGGGTACTGTAACCCAGGACTCATGTGGAAGTGCATAAGATGCCAGCTACAAGAATTTATTGAAATAGTTAGTAGATAGGAGAGTGAGaagatgaaaattaaattactagTGTATCAAGGTTGGGGCATATATAATACAAGTTCATTGCACACACATGAAgattaaattaaagataaaaatgtatgttCACATGTTTTATCGACTTGAGGGGGGTGTCCTTTAAGAAAATTCAATGAAAAGTTATTGATATTTAAATAGTTAGTAGATAGGAGGATGAGATGGGGGAATGAGCGACGAGCCGGGATTATATATTGAGAGGATGTATGAGGTGTGATTGAGATGTCCTgagttttttttagtttaactaGATGTTTTGAATTCAGGTTTTGAGAACGCAATTATATCTTAAAATCTATTaggaagtattttttttattaactctttaaatttTACCCGACACAAACATGATTAGTCTCAATGTGAGTTTTAGTGAATCCTGGTTGGGAAAATCATTGgttaaatttaaaacaaaaaacaaaaaaaaaaacaaaaaacaaaaaacaaacaacaacaaaaaagggaaaatggcacttttccccctatgttatgtgcatataacacttttcccccctatgttattaaaatgtcagtttttccccctgaaatgttaaattgacattgttacccttaaaaataattatttcatttatttttcttctccaacaaattattatttatatgtatggatgatcacgattcggttcgaacctaaccaaacactgtagcaatcatatcgaaatagtatggacggttctgttacgattcagaaccgaaaaatttaaaattaaataattgttgaaccatgaaccggaacttaaccacagtcatatatagtgaaaataatcaaacacttattttgataaatcggtacggttcggttccaatttcgattttaaacctccaatcaaaacttattatttactacacatttatttttataattttatttcttatttaaaaatagtctaaatttaacaattattttattttattttttcggttctgaatcgtaactgtaaccgtctatactatttaagttcaattgctacagtgttcgattaggttcgtatcgaaccgcgatcttccatacatattagtaacaattgattggagaataaaaataaatgaaatagttattttaagggcaaaaatgtcaatttaacattataagggagaaaactaccacttttaaaataactaaggggagaaaactgccactttaataacacagggggaaaagtgctataagcatataacatagggggaaaagtgtcattttcccaaaaaaaaaaaaacaaaacaaattataacTTAGTTGATGGGagcaaaattaaagcaatttataacattattagaattattctatgataaaatattaaacatcattaattagataaatggtacaaatatatgGCAATATTGATTTGGAATTATGGTAATAATGGGCCATAAACCCATGCATTTAAATAAGCTTAAATAGCCTCATTAAAAGCCCGAGAGAGGAAATAATAACCCCTGATCTGTTACATATTTTGTTTCATTATCTATCACAGTGAGATTTTAATTATCCAGACCACTTAAtacgggttgttatgccgtggacccaggtccaccttacattcacatacactatactctacattcacaatttgtaaactccacattcacacattataggattatatgtttagtaactatattaccactgttatgaattcacacattcaaaactctatattcacaggtcctatactccacattcacaacttaagaactccatattcacacatacagggctacaagttgctagaacttcttaactctattacagattcacacatacATAACtatacattcacgatttctatgctccatattcacaatttgaaacctccacattcacacatttctgggcaactctacattcacacaatcataaatctacattcacgatttctatactctacattcacactttgaaacctcaacattcacacatttttggacaactctatattcagcaatatgtttactaatttaaaaaaaaaaaaaaaaaagaagacaaaaacgacgtagttttggacaaggtggacctgggtccacagcataatttgccacttAATACATgggccacaataatattagaataaaaaatattttaacactACAATTAGACAATTAATCAGCAGAGCAATATATAgatcttatatattaattttttggaaaaaagagtcaaataagtttatatctgaaaagtcaattagacccataaacttttaaaaagtgtaattgcaccctttaacatgttatattgaAGCAATgaaatctaaaaaatgaaaaatcggtaaatgacctgctattacaggtcattaggGTTTCTACGTCAATTTTATCATCTCCGGCGATAATTTAGTTGTCAGCGATGACCGAATCGTCGCCTACTCCATTCAGTTggtatttttctaaaaaaaataaataatactgaGTAATATATACTACTCAAACCTCCAAAATTTTTTCCTCCTAATTTCCCTCCTAACATGATACTTTTTTATTGGATACTTTAAATTTTCATTACAAGTTAGTAGTGTCAAACAATTTATTAATACCTAATGATTATAAGTCACGCTGGGAGACCTTCCATAGCATGCAGTTATATCTGTTTTTGTAAGTTCTTTAGTAATTTCTTTTGGTTATAAGCTTGTAAGAACAAATAAAGATCATCAGAGTTGGGGTTCAATTCTTTTGAGAATGTAAAAATTAGGGGTTCGTATCGAAACACATAAATGTCTTCTCTCATATAAATATAAGAGTAATGCTACCGCTCATTAAAAAAGTTATCTCTAATCTGATCTTCCCCTCCTTAAATGCATTTTCTAATTGAataattaactttctttttaacTAATGGTGAGATCAGTCAATTCATGTACACACAATGAATTGAAGCCACATCAAGAAAGGATcggaaaatatcatttttctaaatataattatacttataaattaaatttattatctataGTATCTATCAGAATAAATGTAGTTATTTTCTAATCTCCTCCCAAATTTACaatgtttataataaattataaaaaacaaagtcaaaaaaaattacacgcACACGCGCTCACACACGCATATattgtgtgtgtttttattgaaaaatattactccgtatttataaCAGCTATAATTAATTAGTAgaaaaaatacttttatttgTCATTCacttaattaatacaaatctaaaataattcttttaagcATTCAAAAATAAGGCCCAAAAAGTCGATACATAATCATGTGCCTTcaagaatatttaatttgtgaGATCACCCATAACCAGCCCACACTTAGGTTGCTGGGTTTTCATTGTCAACCTATGCCATGTGTTTTTGTATTATCAAGAAGAAAAGGCTTTGGGTTGATCTTCACTGCACTTTGTTTGTACATCATCACTTTGTACACAATGAGATCATTCAACTAAATGCTCCCACTAGAATAGAGTGGCTGACACACTCTCTAATTTGGGGACACGCCAGCAGAATGAGTGGATGACCCTAAATACTTGCCCCCGAGAGCGAGGAGGTCTTCTTCCATGATCTTGTGCGTGTCCTTTGCCGTTGCAGAGTTCGGGAAACAAATTAGCTTAGTTTTCTCCGGGGTTTCTCCCCTCCTtgtctgataaaaaaaaaaaaaaaaaaaaactaaatgcatGCTCCCACACATTTCCCTATCAAATTCACCACCACCAATTTCTCAGTTTGACACAGACAAGTTCATGCTACCCTTGTCGGTCTCAATCTCCTGGGCTACGTTGACAGTTCCATCAAGGAACCAGCCAAGTTCAAGGATTCTGTATTTGTTCTAGTTTAGCTCCTGTTGAATAGCTGTATATGTTAAACTAGTTGTTATACCTTCTTGCTATCTTTTCTCCTCAGTACACTATTTATAGCTTATGCTTGAGCTTACATCAATAAATCATCAAGTTCGTAAACTCTATACAACTTTGCTACTTCTCCACAGGAGACTTCTATGATGCTCATTATATGTAGTGTTAAAATTATGCAGAGCGAGTACTATTACTAGTTACTAAGGATGATAATTGCACTCAAATTCATCGGAGCATGTACAAAGTACAAACAAACACGTGATGAGTGATGAGTGATGAGTCTACTAGATAACTTAGTTGGGCAATTAACTTGataataatcaaattttaaatttgatttcttgTGATAACTGTgtattgaccttcttgatttaaACCAGCAAATTAAACTATGGGTCGGATAATCAAAAGAGTAAGGAAGTAGTCTTGATCTCTAATGATGTCTACCCCTAATTTTCGACTACAAATATCTATGTTCATATTGAGGGTCTTGGAGTTGAAAACATTGTAATACATGTGATTCTCACAtcctacttaaaaaaaaaaaaaaatattgatggcAGTAATATTGATATTGAGAGTCTTGGAGTTGAAAATGCTGGATGCATGCGATTCTCATCCtactttctatttatttttttaatacaactaattcTATTAAggtctaaatatttattattatttgacctaataaacataaaaataaaattatttctgtaagttttcattttctagtatttTTCAAGAATCATTTTCCTACCATATGTtcatctatttttattttaattaattaattatttatttatttattcattttgaaTCGAATTCTTATTTACAGCACTTTATCATTTGGTTTATTCctattcaaaatatacaagAATCATAATGatactcttaaaaaaaaaattctcatcttattatattgtattattactttttttttttaaatcctaaTCCTTGTCAAAGTCAAATACGATTTCTATGTAAAATAGGGTATGCAACTGATGCAtacacgcatatatatatatatatatatatatatatatatatccatgtaCAAAGCTTTGGCTGCGCATCGCTAAATCGGCGGCGACTTCCTCCGATCCCTTCGCGGCAGTTGAAGGCATGGACGCCGGCGGCCGTGAGAAGGGCGGAGGCAAATCCATTATCCTCAAGAAATACGAGCTGTGCCGCCTCTTGGGCCGCGGCAGCTTCGCCAAAGTATATCAGGGCCGCCGTCTAGAAGATAACGCCGATGTCGCCGTCAAGGTTATAGACAAGAGCGCCACCGTGGCTGCGGTGGAGCCGTATATTCTCCGTGAAATCTTGGCCATGCGGCGGCTGAACCACCACCCTAATATCGTCAAACTCCACGAAGTTATGGCCACGAAGACGAAGATTTATCTTGTCATGGAGCTCGCCACGGGCGGCGATTTCTTAGCCAAACTTAACGGCGGCGAATTCTTAGCCAAACTTAACGGCGGCGAACGGTAAGAAGGAATAACATATTAGGTTGTCTATTAACTGTTTCCTAGGCTTTGGAGttaagctgatagttagattctatttttatataattaaaacatgtgtttcaattcaactaaaaacctaagttgatagttgaattgcagatttatgtttatatattcttCATTCTGTTTCTATAGGCCGTTCGACAACGCCACGGCCCGCCGCTACTTCCGGCAGCTGATCGCCGCCGTGAGTTTCTGCGACCAGAACGGCGTGGCCCACCGCGACATCAAACTCCAAAACCTCCTCCTCGACGGCGACGGCAACCTCAAGATCTCCGACTTCGGCCTCTCCGCCCTCTCCGACCACCTCAAAGACGTCTCCCTGGAAACCATGTGCGGCACGCCGGCGTACAGCGCGCCGGAGGTGATCAGCCGAAAAAGATACGACGGCGCCAAGGCGGACGCGTGGTCGTGTGGGGTCATCCT includes:
- the LOC116003035 gene encoding CBL-interacting serine/threonine-protein kinase 7-like; amino-acid sequence: MDAGGREKGGGKSIILKKYELCRLLGRGSFAKVYQGRRLEDNADVAVKVIDKSATVAAVEPYILREILAMRRLNHHPNIVKLHEVMATKTKIYLVMELATGGDFLAKLNGGEFLAKLNGGERPFDNATARRYFRQLIAAVSFCDQNGVAHRDIKLQNLLLDGDGNLKISDFGLSALSDHLKDVSLETMCGTPAYSAPEVISRKRYDGAKADAWSCGVILFEFLAGRRPFEGHNTSERFRAMIRHEIRFPSSVSKSARKIIHRLLDPNPLTRPTIGELMMKHPWFKKSSSPALEQSLSDHKESKTMNAFDIISMSSGLDLSGIFEEEMREKRMRFVSTIEVGEIEERVKKMGFGVERGKGGGIRLVKEGVVLMLEILRVSTEIWLGEIKVVNGGKEFEEITWEEFKVGLTDIVSWQSEQ